One stretch of Procambarus clarkii isolate CNS0578487 chromosome 35, FALCON_Pclarkii_2.0, whole genome shotgun sequence DNA includes these proteins:
- the LOC138349547 gene encoding uncharacterized protein — protein sequence MCVEAISLFEEVISTGSSSSSYKTSPHMDLPSTSNGLQGKFLRRCTNCKQCVHVRSNVCKFCQCDFRNSRELMKKEEEARFLLKGKKALERNTASRVLRRIENQLTYLRGCGYESIVIYYKKGPARVTHCILPKNVIQEEDKKIFTTNFFLSRTRKLDADKLTLGSEGDSDNALEKNHDELQVQQVHQVQKVPQVQEIQQVQKVPQVEHLQKVLQVQQGLPLAIIQKQQEVQVVKFEPQGTTPRKQCSNNGMGILKYLRKQVKKDKQ from the exons ATGTGTGTGGAAGCTATtagtctctttgaagaagtcatctcgacaggatcttccagctccagctataaaacttcaccacacatggatctacctagtacatcaaacg gtcttcagggaaaattcttgaggagatgcacaaactgcaaacaatgtgtgcatgtccgaagcaatgtttgcaagttctgccagtgtgacttccgaaacagtagagaattaatgaagaaagaagaggaagcccgttttctacttaaaggcaagaaggctttagaacgaaatacagcaagccgggttctacgaaggattgaaaatcag cTAACATATCTGCGTGGCTGTGGGTATGAATCAATCGTTATCTATTACAAGAAAGGACCAGCACGGGTGACACATTGTATCCTACCAAAAAACGTAATAcaagaagaggacaagaagatcttcaccactaacttctttttgt cacgcacaaggaagcttgatgcagataaacttacattaggatcagaaggtgatagcgataatgccctggaaaaaaatcatgacgagctacaagtgcagcaggtgcatcaagtccaaaaagtaccgcaggtgcaagaaattcaacaagtacaaaaagttccgcaggtggaacatttacaaaaagttctgcaggtgcaacaagggctaccattagcaatcattcagaaacagcaagaagtacaagtagtaaaatttgaaccacagggaactacaccaagaaaacagtgtagtaacaacggaatgggaattttaaaatacctgaggaaacaggtaaaaaaggacaaacaatag